The nucleotide window attaaccaagtcagctcacttcttgccAATATGCGAGAAAGACAGTACAGAGAAGTTAGATGAGCTTTATCTCAAAGAAATAATAGCACGTCAAGGAGTACCTATTTCAATAATCTCGGATCGCGATGGTCTCTTTGTGTCAAGaatatggcaatcatttcaggaatcGCTTGGATCTCGTTGGATCTAAGGACATCATTTCATCCATaaaccgatggacaaagcgaacgaaccatctaaacgttggaggacatgcttcgcGCCTGTGTGATAGATTTGGGCggaaactgggatactcatttaccgctggtggagttttcctataataacagttatcacacaagcatcaaagccgccccatacgaagcactatacggacggaagtgccgatcaccgctgtgttgggcggaagtcggagacaaacaactcattggccctaaactagtccaagagactactgaCAAGCTAGAAAAGATACGAGACGGTATCAAAGCGGCTCgtgacagacaaaagagctacgtgGACAGGAGACGTAAACCACTATCCTTCGAGGTTGGAGATAAAGTCTTActaaaagtctcgccttggaaagccGTAGCTAGATTCGGGAAACGCGGAAAGCTGaacccgagatacattgggccaTTAGAGATTCTAGAAAAGATCGGTACCGTCGCGTACAAGTTGAAACTGCCAGAAGAACTCAGTAACGTAcacgacacatttcatgtgtcgaatctcaaGAAAAGTCCGACCGTTGatacagttatcattccagcggATGAAATTCATGTAGACAATACGCTCCAGTTTACCAAAGAACCCGTTGGGGTTATGGACCGGAAGGTCCACAAGACAAGGAGAAGTAATATCGAACTAGTCAAGGTCTGCTGGAATTCACGTCACGggcccgagtacacatgggaacgtgaagatcagatttAGGCAAAATATCCCCACCTGTTTAAGAAGACTCCTGCAAAGGATGGCtcaacttgaatttcgggacgaaattctttttaacagggggagaatgtaacaattggcaaataactggtaattccgtacaatctaatcactacttatatttctaaatctcatgcatttagcgtaatttaatttcataactgtgtcgtatactggataacagcgttaggacaagaaaacaaagctaaaacatatgttggttttagtCGTAAggcgaaaccaaacaaacaatgtcctaaaagtgttggtaaaaAGTGCTGcgcgcactattcacggttacactattcatgccagcaaaccgtgaaatcagatCAAAACACTGAAAAATGACactcggataacataactgagtccatttatataagaaaacattattatgaaaacacatcttgcaaagaaa belongs to Helianthus annuus cultivar XRQ/B chromosome 5, HanXRQr2.0-SUNRISE, whole genome shotgun sequence and includes:
- the LOC118492203 gene encoding uncharacterized protein LOC118492203, which gives rise to MNFTTRVHDAQLEALKSENIQAESLRGLEKLLEKIKDGTRRRKPLSFEVGDKVLLKVSPWKAVARFGKRGKLNPRYIGPLEILEKIGTVAYKLKLPEELSNVHDTFHVSNLKKSPTVDTVIIPADEIHVDNTLQFTKEPVGVMDRKVHKTRRSNIELVKVCWNSRHGPEYTWEREDQI